The following proteins are co-located in the bacterium genome:
- a CDS encoding PAS domain-containing protein, with protein MFWEKNYKKSADEAGEFAESVINTVREPLIALDQDLRVVTVSRSFYEVFKVKPEETVGQLIYDLGNKQWDIPRLRELLETILPQKTTFDNYEVEHDFATIGRRIMLLNARQIQRVLGKARIILLAIEDITERREIEAGLEKTRKELEVIKKSADEAGEFAESVINTVREPLIALDQDLRVVTVSRSFYEVFKVKPEETVGQLIYDLGNKQWDIPRLRELLETILPQKTTFDNYEVEHDFATIGRRIMLLNARQIQRVSGKERIILLAIEDITARKEIESGLEKAHEELKDLAVKLKRAAQVKSEFLANMSHELRTPLNSING; from the coding sequence ATGTTTTGGGAAAAAAACTATAAAAAATCCGCGGATGAAGCCGGTGAATTCGCCGAGAGCGTCATCAACACCGTGCGGGAACCTTTGATCGCGCTGGATCAAGATCTCCGGGTGGTTACGGTCAGCCGTTCCTTCTATGAAGTCTTCAAGGTAAAGCCTGAAGAGACCGTGGGACAGCTTATCTATGATCTAGGCAATAAACAGTGGGATATCCCCAGGCTGCGGGAACTGCTGGAAACCATCCTTCCGCAAAAAACGACCTTTGATAACTATGAGGTTGAACACGATTTTGCCACCATTGGCAGGCGCATCATGCTTCTGAATGCCCGGCAGATCCAAAGAGTGTTGGGAAAGGCTCGGATCATCCTCCTGGCCATTGAGGACATCACCGAGCGCAGGGAGATAGAAGCCGGACTGGAAAAGACCCGAAAAGAACTGGAGGTTATTAAAAAATCCGCAGATGAAGCCGGTGAATTCGCTGAGAGCGTCATCAACACCGTGCGGGAACCTTTGATCGCGCTGGATCAAGATCTCCGGGTGGTCACGGTCAGCCGTTCCTTCTATGAAGTCTTCAAGGTAAAGCCTGAAGAGACCGTGGGGCAGCTTATCTATGACCTGGGCAATAAACAGTGGGATATCCCCAGGCTGCGGGAGCTGCTGGAAACCATCCTTCCGCAAAAAACGACCTTTGATAACTATGAGGTTGAACACGATTTTGCCACCATTGGCAGGCGCATCATGCTTCTGAATGCCCGGCAGATCCAAAGAGTGTCGGGCAAGGAAAGAATCATCCTCCTGGCTATCGAGGACATCACCGCGCGTAAGGAGATAGAAAGTGGACTGGAAAAAGCCCATGAAGAGTTAAAGGATTTAGCCGTCAAGTTAAAGCGCGCCGCGCAAGTAAAATCCGAATTTTTGGCCAACATGTCGCATGAACTCAGAACCCCGCTTAACTCTATTAACGG